Part of the Crossiella cryophila genome, GCCGGTGATGTGCTTGCGGCCCGCGGGGATCCAGGTCGCGACGCCGCGGTGCCGTTCGTAACGGTTCTCGCCGATGTCGAGGTATCCGCTGCCGCGGTAGATCCAGCTCAGCACGTGCATGTCGTTGGCGTGCCGGGGGGTGCGGGCGGCGGGGAGCAGTTCGGAGGCGGTGGCGAGGGAACCGTCGCCGCGCACCATGTCCATGAGCTGATCGGTCTGCCGGGCCAAGGTGGCGCGCGGTGTCAGGTCGACCTGCGTGGAACTGGCGGCGAGCTTCCTGCTGAACTCGTGCGGCGTCGGTCCGTACTGCCGCTTGAACGCGCGGGTGAAGCCGTTGCGACTGGCGAAGCCTGCCCGTGCGGCGACCTGGTCGACGTCGAACCCCGCGGCCAGGAACTCGACGGCCGCGATCAGCCGGTTGCGCAGTCGCCACTGCTCGAAGGTGAGCCCGGTGCCGGCGAGGAAGTCGCGGCGCAGGGTCCGCGGGCTGGCGAGCGCCCTGGCCGCCCACTGCTCGACGGTGAGGTCGATCGCCGGGTCGCGGATCAACTCCTCGGCCACCGCCCTGGCGCCGGCGGCTCTCGGCATCTCCGGCGGTGTGCACGGTGCCGAGAGGCTCGCGTGCTCGCCTGGCGCGGGCGCCTGCGGGCGCACCCGGTGGCGGCCGAGGAGATCGATGATCGCGTCCTGGAGGTACCCGTGCCCGATCAACGGGGTCACCTGCAGGTTGAAGTGCTGGATCAGCCAGTCCTGCCAACCGTCCGGGACCTGGAACCGGGTCGCTTCCGGTGGCCCATCGGCACCAGGGTGCAGCCACAGGGGGAAGGCGACCGTGCCTGGCTCGGTGTTGATCGCGCGGTGGTTCCACCCGGCCGCGGGAATCCAGGCGCCGTGCCCGGCGGTGAGGTGGAACACCACGTCACCGTCGACGCGCACGTGCGCTGTGCCGGTGCGGACCCAGATCAGCAGCGGGCGGCGGGGATGCCCGGTCGAGTCCGACCGTGCCGCCGGAATCGGCGGGGCCTCGCTCGCGTCGGCGGGGAACAGCGATGAGCGCGCCACACCCATAAACAATACGGCAGTCTGCGCACACAATTTAAGGTAAGGATTGCCTAACCTAGCCGGGCCGCTGCTCCGCCGCTCCGGCGCGCGTGGCTCGAACTCCCCGTCGAAGGACCAGGAAGGACTGCCTTCATGCCGAAGACCTCACGCCGGCTCACCGTGCGCCCAGTGACCCTGCGCGAAGTCGAGGTCCTTCGGGTGGCGGACCTGACGCCGGGGATGCGGCGGATCACGCTGGGCGGAGCGCAGCTGCGCGCGTTCACCTCGGCCAACGGTTTCCCGCAGCCCGCATTCGACTCGCTCGGTTTCGACGACGACATCCGGCTGGTCTTCCGCGCCCCCGGCCACGCCGAGCCGGTGCTGCCGGTGCAGCAGGAGCGGGGCGTGGACCTGCCGAGGAACCCCCGGCCCCTGTCGAAGGTCTACACCGTCCGCCGCTGGAACGCCGAGGCCGGCGAGCTGGACGTGGACTTCGTCAAGCACGGCATCGGCGTTGGCACCACCTGGGCCTACCGCGCGCGACCAGGCGACCGCGTCCACCTCTACGGCCCAGGCAAGTCGCGCGCGCTCCCCGGCGAGGCGGACTGGCTCCTGGCGGCCGGGGACGACACCGCCGTTCCCGCCATCGCCCGGCTGCTGGACGAGCTGCCGGCGGACACCCGGGCACGGGTGTTCATCGAGGTCGCCGAGGACTCGCACCGGCTGGCACTGCGCGAGCTGCCGCACGTCGAGGTGACCTGGCTGGTGCGCGGCGGTGCCGAGGCGGGTACGAGCACCCTTCTCCTGGACGCGGTCAAGAACGGCGGCTGGTGGGAGGGGCAACCGTTCGCGTGGCTCGCCGGGGAGCACACGTCAGTACGTGACCTGCGGCGCCACCTGGTCGAGGACCGGGGCGTGCCGAAGGAGGACATCGACTTCGCCGGGTACTGGCGACGCGGCGAGGTCGTCGCCCTGGAGACCGACGCGGCGGTACCCGACCCGGAGCAGACGAAGACCCCGTTCGAGCGGCTGACCGAGCTGACCGAGCTGATGGCGCCGACCGCGATCCGCACCGCCGTCGAGCTGGGCGTCCCCGACCTGATCTCCCGCGGCGTCACCAGCGTCGCGGACCTGGCCGTCAAGGCGGGCGCGGACGAGCGGGCGCTGCGCAAGCTCCTGCGCTACCTGCGCACCCTGGACGTGCTGACCGAGACCGAGCCGGGCCACTACGTACTCGCCCCGGTGGGCGAGGTGCTGACCAACGACTTCATGGTCGACACCCTGCACCCGGCCGGGGTGATCGGCCGCGAGATGCTCGGCATCCACGGGCTCACCGAGTCGATCCGCACCGGCCGGGCGTCCTACGCCTCGGTCACCGGCCAGACCTACGCCGAGGCACGCGCCGAGCAGGACTACGAGGACCGCTACCTGGAGCGCCTGGCGAAGTTCCAGCCCGCGCTGGCCGGACCCATCGCCACCTCGGACGTCCTCACCGGCGTCGAGCACCTGGTGCTGCACTCCGGCGGGGCCGGTGCGCAGGCCCGCGAGTTCGTCGCCGCCCACCCCGATCTGCGCGTGACGATCTGCGCGCTGCCCGCCCAGGCGGACTGGCTGCGCCGGGACCTGCCGGCCACCATTCCCGACGGGGCGCAGCGCGCGCGGGTGACGGTGGTCGAGCAGTCCGTCTTCGAACCAAGCCCACCGGCGGACGCCGTGTTCATCATCCGCGCCTTCAAGGCCCTGGCCGATGCCGATGCCGCCCACGCCCTGCGCCGGGCAGCCGAGCAGCTCCTGCCCGGTGGCCGGGTGCTGCTGATCGAGGAGACCCTCGGCGAGCACGACGGCGGAGCCGACCTGCTCGCCCTCACCGTGCACGGCTCCGGACTGCGCACCGACGGCGAACTCGACGCCGTCATCGCCCGAGCCGGACTCCGCTGCCACGCGCGGCACACCGTCGGCTGGGGCACCACGATCCGCGACCTGGTACCGGCCGAGACCCACTGACCTTTCGCACAGCGAAAAAGAAGAGAAAGAGCACAATCATGACCATGACACCCCTGGGACGACGGGGCGCGGCCCTGGCCGCCTTGCTGAGTGCCACGCTCGTCCTCTCCGCCTGCGGCGGCAACGGCGGTGACGCCACCAACCCGGCCGTGGAGATGCGCACCGTCAAGGCCGACAACGGCAGTGTCAGCGTGCCCGCCAAACCACAGCGGGTCGTCACGATCGGCAACACGACTCTTCCGTTCATCGACATGGGTGGCCT contains:
- a CDS encoding helix-turn-helix transcriptional regulator encodes the protein MARSSLFPADASEAPPIPAARSDSTGHPRRPLLIWVRTGTAHVRVDGDVVFHLTAGHGAWIPAAGWNHRAINTEPGTVAFPLWLHPGADGPPEATRFQVPDGWQDWLIQHFNLQVTPLIGHGYLQDAIIDLLGRHRVRPQAPAPGEHASLSAPCTPPEMPRAAGARAVAEELIRDPAIDLTVEQWAARALASPRTLRRDFLAGTGLTFEQWRLRNRLIAAVEFLAAGFDVDQVAARAGFASRNGFTRAFKRQYGPTPHEFSRKLAASSTQVDLTPRATLARQTDQLMDMVRGDGSLATASELLPAARTPRHANDMHVLSWIYRGSGYLDIGENRYERHRGVATWIPAGRKHITGLRENSISLPLGSATTADLQLTEPLQVRFAPAWDDYLMHCSISARSGLHPDDYNPRHILDLFAEHLAAQRALSVPMPTDPRARAAAMDYLRHLDISRESAVFDVPAEVHRAFRGETGMTFARWRYAARMRVARDLLAGGAKPSAVARRIGYAHLPAFSTAFTRLHGLSPREFQERERASP
- a CDS encoding siderophore-interacting protein, with product MPKTSRRLTVRPVTLREVEVLRVADLTPGMRRITLGGAQLRAFTSANGFPQPAFDSLGFDDDIRLVFRAPGHAEPVLPVQQERGVDLPRNPRPLSKVYTVRRWNAEAGELDVDFVKHGIGVGTTWAYRARPGDRVHLYGPGKSRALPGEADWLLAAGDDTAVPAIARLLDELPADTRARVFIEVAEDSHRLALRELPHVEVTWLVRGGAEAGTSTLLLDAVKNGGWWEGQPFAWLAGEHTSVRDLRRHLVEDRGVPKEDIDFAGYWRRGEVVALETDAAVPDPEQTKTPFERLTELTELMAPTAIRTAVELGVPDLISRGVTSVADLAVKAGADERALRKLLRYLRTLDVLTETEPGHYVLAPVGEVLTNDFMVDTLHPAGVIGREMLGIHGLTESIRTGRASYASVTGQTYAEARAEQDYEDRYLERLAKFQPALAGPIATSDVLTGVEHLVLHSGGAGAQAREFVAAHPDLRVTICALPAQADWLRRDLPATIPDGAQRARVTVVEQSVFEPSPPADAVFIIRAFKALADADAAHALRRAAEQLLPGGRVLLIEETLGEHDGGADLLALTVHGSGLRTDGELDAVIARAGLRCHARHTVGWGTTIRDLVPAETH